A section of the Streptomyces sp. NBC_01408 genome encodes:
- a CDS encoding bifunctional DNA primase/polymerase, with the protein MGFTIGGSRGTREFRSGVRRRGRTSECTAVAEYTGLWGWDAVPGARAAAPARDCSCGDPGCTAPGAHPLAFAPTVRAGAPLGEVTEVWGEYPGAAVLLPAGRSFDVIEVSEEAGRRALVRLERMGLPLGPVIGTPDGRAQFFVAPGAAAELPQLLYRMGWDDADLDLRALGHGAFVTAPPSDRAGLGPVCWLRPPALDSAGGPPQARLLLGTLAYLCHRFRR; encoded by the coding sequence ATGGGCTTCACGATCGGCGGCAGCCGCGGCACCAGGGAGTTCCGTTCCGGCGTCCGGCGTCGCGGCCGGACCTCGGAATGCACGGCGGTGGCGGAGTACACGGGGCTGTGGGGCTGGGACGCGGTGCCCGGCGCCCGCGCCGCGGCGCCCGCCCGAGACTGCTCCTGCGGGGACCCGGGGTGCACCGCCCCCGGAGCGCACCCCCTGGCCTTCGCCCCCACGGTCCGGGCCGGAGCCCCCCTGGGCGAGGTCACCGAGGTCTGGGGCGAGTACCCGGGTGCGGCGGTCCTGCTGCCCGCGGGCCGCTCCTTCGACGTCATCGAGGTCTCCGAGGAGGCCGGGCGGCGAGCCCTGGTCCGGCTGGAGCGGATGGGCCTTCCGCTGGGCCCGGTCATCGGGACCCCGGACGGCCGGGCGCAGTTCTTCGTGGCCCCGGGTGCGGCGGCCGAGCTGCCGCAGCTGCTGTACCGGATGGGCTGGGACGACGCCGACCTCGACCTGCGGGCCCTGGGCCACGGGGCGTTCGTGACGGCCCCGCCGTCCGACCGGGCGGGGCTCGGCCCGGTCTGCTGGCTGCGCCCGCCCGCGCTGGACTCCGCCGGGGGCCCGCCCCAGGCCCGGCTGCTGCTGGGCACCCTCGCCTATCTGTGCCACCGCTTCCGCCGCTGA
- the ftsY gene encoding signal recognition particle-docking protein FtsY codes for MEILILVVVIALVAVGAISGLVVSSRKKKQLPPPAPSSTPTITAPPAEPQVGEDAAPTAEEPRRTIEEVALPDAEAALATPAAVEDPVVEAPPAPVIEVPEPTAGRLVRLRARLARSQNSLGKGLLTLLSREHLDEDTWEEIEETLLIADVGVVPTQELVDRLRERVKVLGTRTPADLRALLKEELLTLVGTDFDRAVKTESGVDTPAVVMVVGVNGTGKTTTTGKLARVLVADGRSVVLGAADTFRAAAADQLQTWGERVGARTVRGPEGGDPASIAYDAVKEGIAEGADVVLIDTAGRLHTKTGLMDELGKVKRVVEKHGPLDEVLLVLDATTGQNGLTQARVFAEVVDITGIVLTKLDGTAKGGIVVAVQRALGVPVKLVGLGEGPDDLAPFEPEAFVDALIGD; via the coding sequence ATGGAAATCCTCATCCTTGTCGTAGTCATCGCCCTGGTCGCGGTCGGCGCGATCAGCGGCCTCGTGGTCAGCAGCCGCAAGAAGAAGCAGCTGCCGCCCCCGGCGCCGTCGAGCACGCCGACCATCACTGCCCCGCCCGCCGAACCCCAGGTGGGGGAGGACGCCGCACCGACGGCCGAAGAGCCGCGCCGCACGATCGAGGAGGTGGCCCTCCCCGACGCGGAGGCCGCCCTCGCGACGCCGGCCGCCGTCGAGGACCCGGTCGTGGAGGCTCCGCCCGCGCCCGTGATCGAGGTGCCCGAGCCCACCGCCGGCCGTCTGGTCCGGCTGCGCGCCCGCCTCGCCCGGTCGCAGAACTCCCTCGGCAAGGGGCTGCTCACCCTGCTCTCCCGCGAGCACCTCGACGAGGACACCTGGGAGGAGATCGAGGAGACCCTCCTCATCGCCGACGTCGGTGTCGTCCCGACCCAGGAACTGGTCGACCGGCTCCGCGAGCGGGTCAAGGTGCTCGGCACCCGCACCCCCGCGGACCTGCGCGCCCTGCTGAAGGAGGAGCTGCTGACCCTGGTCGGCACCGACTTCGACCGCGCCGTGAAGACCGAGAGCGGCGTGGACACCCCCGCCGTCGTGATGGTCGTCGGCGTGAACGGCACCGGCAAGACCACCACCACCGGCAAGCTGGCCCGGGTGCTCGTCGCCGACGGCCGCAGCGTGGTGCTCGGCGCGGCCGACACCTTCCGCGCCGCCGCCGCCGACCAGCTCCAGACCTGGGGCGAGCGCGTCGGAGCCCGCACCGTGCGCGGCCCCGAGGGCGGCGACCCGGCCTCGATCGCCTACGACGCGGTCAAGGAGGGCATCGCCGAGGGCGCCGACGTGGTGCTCATCGACACCGCCGGCCGACTGCACACCAAGACCGGCCTGATGGACGAGCTCGGCAAGGTCAAGCGCGTCGTGGAGAAGCACGGCCCGCTGGACGAGGTCCTGCTGGTCCTGGACGCCACCACCGGGCAGAACGGGCTGACCCAGGCCCGCGTCTTCGCCGAGGTCGTGGACATCACCGGCATCGTGCTGACCAAGCTCGACGGCACCGCCAAGGGCGGCATCGTCGTCGCCGTCCAGCGTGCGCTGGGCGTCCCGGTCAAGCTCGTCGGACTCGGGGAGGGCCCGGACGACCTGGCCCCCTTCGAGCCGGAGGCCTTCGTGGACGCCCTGATCGGCGACTGA
- a CDS encoding cytosine permease, with product MPAEPADAAIAAPAASTAESPVESSVETRGLEPVPDGERTGRVRELVPTWVAANISVLLLTMGAGLVIFNKLNIWQVLVVAVAAPVVSYGIVGLISIAGKRGGAPGMALSRAVFGQRGNLFPGALIWVARWGWETINAVSGAYAVLTVLDLLFGIKSNTTLIVITLLFFVGCTFVVSGLGINALRVCSKWSTYLFGAFSVLVLGYLVATTDWSAVFGKPAGSTAMMIAGIGTIAAGGISWVPSGPDFTRYLPRTASSKGLVGATIGGAGVVVLPMVLMGAVMAVGTPDLATAQDPVSFIGELLPTWIAVPYLLVALVGMLLINSMSMYSAGFTAQTLGIKVPRAWAVSVNAVISLVFGFLLMVVATSFFGSFISFLTLLAVAFSAWIGVFGVDMLRRTSYDGPALLDTTRTSAYWYRGGYAWQAMTAWALALVVGLLFTSVDWFSGPLATTWIGENGLGWVAGIVTSGVLYAVLPRTAAPAAPVEAAEPELAGTLSN from the coding sequence ATGCCTGCCGAGCCCGCCGACGCCGCGATAGCAGCCCCGGCCGCGAGCACCGCCGAGAGCCCCGTCGAGAGCTCCGTCGAGACCAGGGGCCTGGAGCCCGTCCCGGACGGCGAGCGCACCGGCCGGGTCCGCGAGCTCGTACCCACCTGGGTCGCCGCCAACATCAGCGTGCTCCTGCTGACCATGGGCGCCGGGCTGGTGATCTTCAACAAGCTCAACATCTGGCAGGTGCTCGTCGTGGCGGTCGCCGCGCCGGTCGTCTCGTACGGGATCGTCGGTCTGATCTCGATCGCGGGCAAGCGCGGCGGGGCCCCCGGCATGGCGCTCTCGCGGGCGGTGTTCGGCCAGCGCGGCAACCTCTTCCCGGGTGCGCTGATCTGGGTGGCCCGCTGGGGCTGGGAGACCATCAACGCGGTCAGCGGCGCCTACGCCGTCCTGACCGTCCTCGACCTGCTCTTCGGCATCAAGAGCAACACCACCCTCATCGTCATCACCCTTCTCTTCTTCGTGGGCTGCACCTTCGTGGTCTCGGGCCTCGGTATCAACGCCCTGCGCGTCTGCTCGAAGTGGTCGACGTACCTCTTCGGCGCGTTCAGCGTGCTCGTCCTCGGGTACCTGGTCGCCACCACGGACTGGTCCGCCGTCTTCGGCAAGCCGGCCGGCTCCACGGCGATGATGATCGCGGGCATCGGCACGATCGCCGCCGGCGGCATCAGCTGGGTGCCCTCCGGCCCCGACTTCACCCGCTACCTGCCGCGCACCGCCTCCTCCAAGGGCCTGGTCGGCGCGACGATCGGCGGCGCCGGGGTCGTCGTCCTGCCGATGGTCCTGATGGGCGCGGTCATGGCCGTCGGCACCCCGGACCTGGCCACCGCCCAGGACCCGGTCTCCTTCATCGGTGAGCTGCTCCCGACGTGGATCGCGGTCCCGTACCTGCTCGTCGCGCTCGTCGGCATGCTGCTGATCAACTCGATGTCCATGTACTCGGCCGGCTTCACCGCGCAGACCCTCGGCATCAAGGTCCCGCGCGCCTGGGCGGTCAGCGTCAACGCCGTCATCAGCCTGGTCTTCGGCTTCCTGCTGATGGTGGTCGCGACCAGCTTCTTCGGTTCCTTCATCTCCTTCCTGACCCTGCTGGCCGTGGCCTTCTCCGCGTGGATCGGCGTCTTCGGCGTGGACATGCTGCGCCGGACGTCCTACGACGGTCCCGCGCTGCTGGACACCACGCGGACCAGTGCCTACTGGTACCGGGGCGGCTACGCCTGGCAGGCGATGACCGCGTGGGCCCTCGCCCTGGTGGTGGGCCTGCTGTTCACCTCGGTGGACTGGTTCAGCGGGCCGCTGGCCACCACGTGGATCGGGGAGAACGGCCTCGGCTGGGTGGCCGGCATCGTGACCTCGGGCGTGCTGTACGCCGTACTGCCGCGCACGGCGGCCCCGGCCGCGCCCGTGGAGGCGGCGGAGCCCGAGCTCGCGGGAACCCTGTCCAACTGA
- a CDS encoding LLM class flavin-dependent oxidoreductase — translation MPITVARFNLVDPNGTPESLSARYKAALEMARYADDRGIDTVQTEEHHGTPNNWLPSPFAFAGAVFGATRRIAVTVSAIIGPLYDPLKVAEDIAVLDLLSGGRLVTVAGIGYRPEEYEQHGVEWGRRGRLQDELLETLLKAWTGEPFAFRGRTVRVTPRPLTRPHPMLLVGGSSEAAARRAARLGLPFFPSAHLPELEAYYRARLAEYGTEGFCMMPAAETPLLHIAEDPDQVWAEYGEHFLHEAGMYSSWQSKDIRSAVRSAARSVAELRAEGVYRVLTPDEAVAYARGAGEAGNLVLHPLCGGMPVDEGWRSLHLLCEQVLPRLKD, via the coding sequence ATGCCCATCACCGTGGCCCGGTTCAATCTCGTCGACCCGAACGGCACCCCCGAGTCCCTCTCCGCCCGCTACAAGGCGGCGCTGGAGATGGCCCGGTACGCGGACGACCGCGGGATCGACACCGTCCAGACCGAGGAGCACCACGGCACCCCCAACAACTGGCTGCCCTCGCCCTTCGCCTTCGCGGGCGCCGTCTTCGGCGCCACCCGCCGCATCGCGGTCACCGTCTCGGCCATCATCGGCCCGCTGTACGACCCGCTGAAGGTGGCCGAGGACATCGCCGTCCTGGACCTGCTCAGCGGGGGCCGCCTGGTCACGGTCGCGGGCATCGGCTACCGGCCCGAGGAGTACGAGCAGCACGGCGTGGAGTGGGGCCGGCGCGGCAGGCTCCAGGACGAGCTGCTGGAGACCCTGCTGAAGGCGTGGACCGGTGAGCCCTTCGCCTTCCGCGGCCGCACCGTACGGGTCACCCCGCGGCCCCTCACCCGGCCGCACCCGATGCTGCTGGTCGGCGGCAGCTCCGAGGCGGCGGCGCGGCGCGCGGCCCGGCTGGGGCTGCCGTTCTTCCCCAGCGCGCACCTGCCGGAGCTGGAGGCGTACTACCGGGCGAGGCTGGCGGAGTACGGCACGGAGGGCTTCTGCATGATGCCCGCGGCCGAGACCCCGCTGCTGCACATCGCCGAGGATCCGGACCAGGTGTGGGCGGAGTACGGCGAGCATTTCCTCCACGAGGCGGGCATGTACTCGTCCTGGCAGTCCAAGGACATCCGCAGCGCCGTACGGTCGGCCGCGCGCTCGGTGGCGGAGCTGCGGGCGGAGGGCGTGTACCGCGTGCTCACCCCGGACGAGGCGGTCGCGTACGCCCGGGGCGCGGGCGAGGCGGGGAACCTGGTGCTGCACCCGCTGTGCGGCGGCATGCCGGTGGACGAGGGCTGGCGCAGCCTGCACCTGCTGTGCGAACAGGTACTGCCCCGGCTCAAGGACTGA
- a CDS encoding sugar porter family MFS transporter — MTSTANAPASGGGRAARPDHLGHVVFIAAAAAMGGFLFGYDSSVINGAVVAIRERFEVGSAALAQVIAAALIGCAIGAAVAGRIADRIGRIRCMQIAAVLFTASAIGSALPFALWDLAMWRVIGGFGIGMASVIGPAYIAEVSPAAYRGRLASFQQAAIVTGIAVSQLVNWGLLNLADGDQRGEIAGLEAWQWMLGIMVIPAVIYGLMSFVIPESPRYLISVGRTEQAKQVLREVEGSKIDIDARAAEIEHAMHSEHKSTFKDLLGGGFGFLPIVWIGIGLSVFQQLVGINVIFYYSSSLWQSVGIDPTSSFLYSFTTSIINIIGTVIAMVFVDRIGRKPLALIGSAGMAVSLGLCAWAFSFKEEIGGTISIPSTQGTVALIAAHAFVLFFALSWGVVVWVLLGEMFPNRIRAAALGVAASAQWIANWVITVSFPTLSDWSLSGAYVIYTVFALLSIPFILKWVPETKGKALEEMG, encoded by the coding sequence TTGACCAGCACAGCGAACGCACCCGCGTCAGGCGGTGGCCGGGCGGCCCGCCCCGACCATCTCGGGCACGTCGTCTTCATCGCCGCGGCCGCGGCGATGGGCGGCTTCCTCTTCGGCTACGACAGCTCAGTCATCAACGGCGCGGTCGTAGCCATCCGTGAACGGTTCGAGGTCGGGTCCGCGGCGCTCGCCCAGGTGATCGCCGCCGCGCTGATCGGATGCGCCATCGGTGCCGCCGTGGCCGGCCGCATCGCCGACCGGATCGGCCGGATCCGCTGCATGCAGATCGCCGCCGTCCTCTTCACCGCGAGCGCCATCGGCTCCGCCCTTCCGTTCGCACTGTGGGACCTGGCCATGTGGCGCGTCATCGGCGGCTTCGGCATCGGCATGGCCTCCGTCATCGGTCCCGCCTACATCGCCGAGGTGTCCCCGGCCGCCTACCGCGGCCGCCTCGCCTCCTTCCAGCAGGCCGCCATCGTCACCGGCATCGCCGTCTCCCAGCTCGTCAACTGGGGCCTGCTGAACCTCGCCGACGGTGACCAGCGCGGCGAGATCGCCGGCCTGGAGGCCTGGCAGTGGATGCTCGGCATCATGGTCATCCCGGCCGTGATCTACGGGTTGATGTCCTTCGTCATCCCTGAGTCCCCCCGCTACCTGATCTCCGTCGGCCGCACCGAGCAGGCCAAGCAGGTGCTGCGCGAGGTCGAGGGCTCGAAGATCGACATCGACGCGCGCGCCGCCGAGATCGAGCACGCGATGCACTCCGAGCACAAGTCCACCTTCAAGGACCTGCTGGGCGGCGGCTTCGGCTTCCTGCCCATCGTCTGGATCGGCATCGGCCTCTCCGTCTTCCAGCAGCTCGTCGGCATCAACGTGATCTTCTACTACAGCTCCTCGCTGTGGCAGTCCGTCGGCATCGACCCGACCAGCTCGTTCCTCTACTCGTTCACCACGTCGATCATCAACATCATCGGCACGGTGATCGCGATGGTCTTCGTCGACCGGATCGGCCGCAAGCCGCTCGCCCTCATCGGCTCGGCGGGCATGGCCGTCTCCCTTGGCCTCTGTGCGTGGGCGTTCTCCTTCAAGGAGGAGATCGGCGGCACCATCTCGATCCCCAGCACCCAGGGCACGGTCGCGCTGATCGCCGCCCACGCCTTCGTGCTGTTCTTCGCCCTGTCCTGGGGCGTCGTGGTCTGGGTGCTGCTCGGCGAGATGTTCCCGAACCGCATCCGGGCCGCGGCCCTCGGCGTCGCCGCCTCGGCCCAGTGGATCGCCAACTGGGTCATCACCGTGTCGTTCCCGACCCTGTCGGACTGGAGCCTGTCCGGCGCGTACGTCATCTACACCGTCTTCGCCCTGCTCTCGATCCCCTTCATCCTCAAGTGGGTGCCGGAGACCAAGGGCAAGGCGCTGGAGGAGATGGGGTAA
- a CDS encoding AAA family ATPase produces MHLKSLTLRGFKSFASATTLRFEPGITCVVGPNGSGKSNVVDALSWVMGEQGAKSLRGGKMEDVIFAGTTGRPPLGRAEVSLTIDNSDGALPIDYAEVTITRIMFRGGSSEYQINGDTCRLLDIQELLSDSGIGREMHVIVGQGQLDSVLHADPMGRRAFIEEAAGVLKHRKRKEKALRKLDAMQANLARVQDLGDELRRQLKPLGRQAAVARRAAVIQADLRDARLRLLADDLVSLRGALDAEIADEAALKERKEAAEAQLAGAQRREAELEEAVRELAPRLRLAQQTWYELSQLAERVRGTASLADARVKSASAPVEEERRGRDPEDLEKEAARIREQEAELTAALEAASYALEDTAAHRAELERELAEEERRLRDAARAVADRREALARLTGRLGAARSRAAAAQAEIDRLVAARDEAEARAAAAQEEYEVLAAEVGELDGDAAATGEYEAARAELAAAEAALAAARDAVTAAERSRAAVSARRDALALGLRRKDGTGALLAAREQLAGLLGPAAERLSVTPGYEVAVAAALGSAADALAVSSPADAAAAIRHLRSADAGRATLLIAPAGSVLPGRAPGASAVPSQASAGGGAGVPGQGPASQARPPQGHAPVSGPGGLPGHAPVSGPGGLPGQSPGVAAAADAAVPGQASAEAGGAFPHPAPSRRTEYAAPPRGGSAPGPAPQAPARLELPSGHPGLAGHHPAPSAFEARGPGRSPSSGPAGGATGGPGVPAEGLVGGDAEVRRAVAWVLRDHFVVGTLDEAEALVAERPDAVAVTVEGDVLGAHLAHGGSAGVPSLIEVQAAVDEASGELARLDGECRELAEALESAQGRGRDAAALVEELGERRRAGERARAGVAQQLGRLAGQAKGAWGEAERSVTAAAKAQDALEQALMDVEECAEQLATAEERSLLADGGEEEPDASRRDRLAADGANARQTEMEARLQLRTHEERVKALVGRADSLDRAARAEREARTRAERRRARLRHEAEVAGAVADGARQLLAHVEVSLRRAGEERTAAEYAKGLRERELGEARNRGRELLGELDKLTDSVHRGEVLGAEKRLRIEQVEARALEEFGVEATGLVAEYGPDQPVPPSPPAEGESLPEDPEHPRNLPGPFVRAQQEKRLKAAERAYQQLGKVNPLALEEFAALEERHQFLSEQLEDLRKTRADLLQVVKEVDARVEQVFTEAYRDTAREFEGVFSRLFPGGEGRLVLTDPDNMLATGVDVEARPPGKKVKRLSLLSGGERSLTAVALLVSIFKARPSPFYVMDEVEAALDDTNLQRLIRIMEELQESSQLIVITHQKRTMEVADALYGVSMQGDGVSKVISQRLR; encoded by the coding sequence GTGCACCTCAAGTCCCTGACCCTGCGTGGCTTCAAATCGTTTGCTTCCGCCACCACCCTGCGCTTCGAGCCCGGCATCACCTGTGTCGTGGGCCCGAACGGCTCCGGCAAGTCCAACGTGGTGGACGCGCTGTCCTGGGTCATGGGCGAACAGGGCGCCAAGTCCCTGCGCGGCGGCAAGATGGAGGACGTCATCTTCGCCGGGACCACCGGCCGGCCGCCGCTCGGCCGCGCCGAGGTCTCGTTGACGATCGACAACTCCGACGGCGCGCTGCCCATCGACTACGCCGAAGTCACCATCACCCGGATCATGTTCCGCGGCGGCAGCAGCGAGTACCAGATCAACGGTGACACCTGCCGCCTGCTCGACATCCAGGAGCTGCTCTCCGACTCCGGCATCGGCCGCGAGATGCACGTCATCGTCGGCCAGGGCCAGCTGGACTCCGTACTGCACGCCGATCCCATGGGGCGCCGCGCCTTCATCGAGGAAGCGGCCGGGGTGCTCAAGCACCGCAAGCGCAAGGAGAAGGCGCTGCGCAAGCTGGACGCGATGCAGGCCAACCTCGCGCGCGTGCAGGACCTCGGCGACGAGCTGCGGCGCCAGCTGAAGCCCCTGGGACGGCAGGCGGCCGTGGCCCGGCGGGCGGCGGTGATCCAGGCTGACCTGCGCGACGCGCGGCTGCGGCTGCTCGCCGACGACCTGGTGTCGCTGCGGGGCGCGCTCGACGCGGAGATCGCGGACGAGGCGGCGCTCAAGGAACGCAAGGAGGCCGCCGAGGCACAGCTCGCGGGCGCGCAGCGGCGCGAGGCGGAGCTCGAGGAGGCGGTACGGGAACTCGCGCCGCGGCTGCGGCTCGCCCAGCAGACCTGGTACGAGCTCTCGCAGCTCGCCGAACGGGTACGGGGGACCGCGTCCTTGGCGGACGCGCGGGTCAAGAGCGCCTCGGCTCCGGTGGAGGAGGAGCGGCGGGGCCGCGATCCCGAGGACCTGGAGAAGGAGGCCGCCCGGATCCGCGAGCAGGAGGCGGAGCTGACGGCGGCCCTGGAGGCGGCCTCGTACGCCCTGGAGGACACCGCGGCCCACCGGGCCGAACTGGAACGGGAGCTGGCCGAGGAGGAACGGCGGCTGCGGGACGCGGCGCGGGCCGTCGCCGACCGGCGCGAGGCGCTGGCCCGGCTGACGGGCCGCCTCGGCGCCGCCCGGTCCCGGGCGGCCGCGGCGCAGGCCGAGATCGACCGGCTGGTCGCGGCGCGCGACGAGGCCGAGGCCCGGGCGGCCGCGGCGCAGGAGGAGTACGAGGTCCTCGCGGCCGAGGTCGGGGAGCTGGACGGGGACGCGGCGGCGACGGGGGAGTACGAGGCGGCCCGCGCCGAACTGGCGGCGGCGGAGGCCGCGCTGGCCGCGGCCCGGGATGCGGTGACGGCCGCCGAGCGGTCGCGGGCGGCGGTATCGGCACGGCGCGACGCGCTGGCGCTCGGGCTGCGGCGCAAGGACGGCACGGGGGCGCTGCTCGCGGCGCGGGAACAGCTGGCGGGGCTGCTGGGTCCGGCGGCGGAGCGGCTGTCGGTGACCCCGGGGTACGAGGTCGCGGTGGCGGCGGCGCTGGGCTCGGCGGCGGATGCGCTGGCGGTGTCGTCCCCGGCGGACGCCGCTGCCGCGATCCGCCACCTCCGCTCGGCGGACGCGGGCCGTGCCACGCTCCTGATCGCCCCGGCCGGGTCCGTGCTTCCGGGGCGGGCCCCGGGGGCGTCCGCCGTCCCGAGCCAGGCTTCGGCCGGGGGCGGGGCCGGGGTTCCAGGGCAGGGCCCGGCCTCGCAGGCCCGGCCCCCGCAGGGTCATGCCCCGGTCTCCGGCCCGGGTGGCCTGCCGGGTCATGCTCCGGTCTCCGGCCCGGGCGGCCTGCCGGGGCAGAGCCCGGGTGTTGCGGCGGCTGCGGACGCGGCCGTGCCCGGCCAGGCTTCGGCCGAGGCCGGGGGAGCTTTCCCCCACCCCGCCCCTTCCCGACGTACCGAATATGCGGCTCCGCCGCGTGGCGGCTCTGCCCCGGGCCCCGCGCCTCAAGCGCCGGCGAGGCTGGAATTGCCCTCCGGCCATCCCGGCCTCGCCGGGCACCATCCAGCCCCGTCGGCGTTTGAGGCGCGGGGCCCGGGGCGGAGCCCCAGCAGCGGACCCGCGGGCGGAGCCACCGGCGGACCCGGCGTGCCCGCCGAAGGGCTGGTCGGCGGGGACGCCGAGGTGCGGCGGGCCGTGGCGTGGGTACTGCGGGACCACTTCGTGGTCGGGACGCTCGACGAGGCCGAGGCGCTCGTCGCGGAGCGGCCCGACGCGGTGGCGGTGACCGTGGAGGGCGACGTCCTCGGGGCGCACCTCGCGCACGGCGGCTCCGCCGGGGTGCCGAGCCTGATCGAGGTGCAGGCCGCCGTGGACGAGGCGTCGGGGGAGCTGGCCCGGCTGGACGGGGAGTGCCGGGAGCTGGCCGAGGCCCTGGAGTCGGCGCAGGGGCGCGGACGGGACGCGGCAGCCCTGGTCGAGGAGCTCGGCGAGCGGCGGCGGGCCGGGGAGCGGGCCCGGGCCGGGGTCGCGCAGCAGCTCGGGCGGCTCGCCGGCCAGGCCAAGGGGGCCTGGGGCGAGGCCGAGCGCAGCGTCACGGCCGCGGCCAAGGCCCAGGATGCGCTGGAGCAGGCGCTGATGGACGTGGAGGAGTGCGCGGAGCAGCTGGCCACGGCCGAGGAGAGGTCCCTGCTCGCGGATGGAGGGGAGGAGGAGCCGGACGCCTCCAGGCGGGACCGGCTCGCTGCCGACGGGGCCAATGCCCGCCAGACCGAGATGGAGGCCCGCCTCCAGCTCAGGACGCACGAGGAGCGGGTCAAGGCGCTGGTCGGGAGGGCGGATTCGCTCGACCGCGCGGCGCGGGCGGAGCGCGAGGCCCGGACCCGCGCCGAGCGGCGCCGGGCCCGGCTGCGGCACGAGGCGGAGGTGGCCGGCGCGGTCGCCGACGGGGCCCGGCAGCTCCTCGCGCACGTGGAGGTCTCGCTGCGCAGGGCCGGCGAGGAGCGGACCGCGGCGGAGTACGCCAAGGGCCTGCGCGAGCGGGAGCTCGGCGAGGCCAGGAACCGCGGGCGTGAACTGCTGGGCGAGCTCGACAAGCTCACCGACTCCGTCCACCGCGGCGAGGTGCTGGGGGCCGAGAAGCGGCTGCGCATCGAGCAGGTGGAGGCCAGGGCGCTGGAGGAGTTCGGCGTGGAGGCGACGGGTCTCGTCGCCGAGTACGGGCCCGACCAGCCGGTGCCGCCGTCCCCGCCCGCCGAGGGCGAGAGCCTGCCCGAGGATCCGGAGCATCCGCGGAACCTGCCGGGCCCCTTCGTCCGCGCCCAGCAGGAGAAGCGGCTCAAGGCGGCCGAGCGCGCCTACCAGCAGCTCGGCAAGGTGAACCCGCTCGCGCTGGAGGAGTTCGCGGCGCTGGAGGAGCGCCACCAGTTCCTCAGCGAGCAGTTGGAGGACCTGCGCAAGACCCGGGCCGACCTGCTTCAAGTGGTGAAGGAGGTCGACGCGCGTGTCGAGCAGGTCTTCACCGAGGCCTACCGGGACACGGCCCGGGAGTTCGAGGGGGTGTTCTCGCGGCTGTTCCCCGGCGGTGAGGGCCGGCTGGTCCTGACCGATCCCGACAACATGCTCGCCACCGGCGTGGACGTGGAGGCGCGGCCGCCCGGCAAGAAGGTCAAACGGCTGTCGCTGCTGTCCGGCGGCGAGCGTTCGCTGACCGCCGTGGCCCTGCTGGTGTCCATCTTCAAGGCGCGGCCCAGCCCGTTCTACGTGATGGACGAGGTGGAGGCCGCGCTCGACGACACCAACCTGCAGCGGCTGATCCGGATCATGGAGGAGCTCCAGGAGAGCTCGCAGCTGATCGTCATCACGCACCAGAAGCGGACGATGGAGGTCGCCGACGCGCTCTACGGCGTCTCCATGCAGGGCGACGGGGTGTCCAAGGTCATCAGCCAGCGGCTGCGCTGA
- a CDS encoding acylphosphatase produces MNEDVRLTAWVRGRVQGVGFRWFTRENALEVGGVVGFALNLDDGRVQVVAEGQRENCHRLLDWLRSADTPGRVDGVTEIWGTPRGGYDGFAIR; encoded by the coding sequence ATGAATGAAGATGTCCGTCTGACCGCCTGGGTGCGCGGCCGTGTACAGGGAGTGGGCTTCCGATGGTTCACCAGGGAGAACGCCCTGGAGGTCGGCGGGGTCGTCGGCTTCGCACTCAACCTCGACGACGGGCGAGTGCAGGTGGTGGCCGAAGGTCAACGTGAGAATTGCCACCGGCTGCTCGACTGGCTGCGCTCCGCCGACACGCCCGGGCGGGTCGACGGGGTGACAGAGATCTGGGGCACACCGCGTGGTGGCTACGACGGGTTCGCGATCAGATGA